The Methanococcus voltae nucleotide sequence TTAAAAAAGCTGAAGAATTATCTCCAGATTTAATAAGCATGGATATTGTTATGCCTGAAAAAGATGGTATCCAAGCTACAAAAGAAATAAAAGAAAAGTTCCCTGGAATAAAAGTGGTAATGTGTACCTCCGTAGACCAGGAACAAAAAATGATTGAAGCGGTTAATGCAGGCGCTGATGGTTACATTGTTAAACCATTCCAAGCTCCAAAAATTCTAGAACAATTTAATAAATTATTCCCCTAATAATTTATTTAATTAAACCCATTTCGGTTAATTATACTTATAACTCAAATATAGCTTTTTAACCTCTATTATAGACTAATTTTTAATTTAATTATTTAATTATGTTTTATGACAATCGCATAGTTATCATTAAAAAATTTATATGTAATAATATTTAGGTTAAATAATCATTATTTAAATTTATACTATGGTATGTTTCAAATTAATAATTTTGAATATAATAATTTTAAATTTTTGAATAAATGTGTATTAAAATATATAGAATAGAGAGTATTGAGTAAAGATATCATATTACATATTTTCTATTAAAATACTAAAATATGGATAAATTAGCCACTTGGTTGATTTTACATACTTGGGTGTTTATATTATGTTCTCAAAAGAACAATGGTTAGAAATTTTAAAGGCCATAATTGAAGAGGAACTTGGTGGAGAAATAATTATTGATTTAGAAAATCCCAAAAAAGGTGGTCCTATCAAAGATTTTTCATCACTAGAAACTATCGGAAAAGCAGCTGCTACAAGAGCTGCAAGTTTTGTAATGGACATGAGCGGTGAAGATGTAGATGTCAATGTTTTCAAAATAAAATTAACATCATTGAACAAACTGCTATCAGAAGCCTCTGAAGATAAAAAAGTATTTACAAAAATTGATTTTAACGGTATGCTATCAGGAATGGGTGTTTTAATATTCACCGAGAAAGACGCTATTAAAATGGGCGATTCCATGTTAAAAGGCATGTTCATGGAAGACCCTGAAGTAGACGTATTGAGTGAATTAAAAATATCTGCGATAAATGAAACTTGTAATTTATTAGTTTCTGCGTTTGTGGATACATTTGCAAATTACATGGAAACTTCACTATCCATGACTCCCCCAGAATACTGCATAAATGATACAGCTAATTTTTTAAATGAAGCTTTAAAAGATTATAATATTAATAATGATGATTTAATCTTTACATTTGAAAGTGAATTAGTTTCCAAAGGTATCGACTCAAGTTTTGAAGTATTTATGGCCATGAATCCCGAATCAACAGCCAAATTGTCTGAAAAACTAGAATAAAATAGAGTATTAAAGAATATTAGTAATATTGGTAAATTAATAATATTATCAATATTACGAGTCTTACAAATTTTTTAAATAACTAATAGCCCAAATTAAAAAAATAAATTATTAATTAAATAAATTAGTAATTATTATTCATATGGATTTATATTATACAAACTTAACGTGGTGATAATATGGGTGTTATTGAAGCCATTAAAAAAATCACGGACATAGGTCAAGAAGCCGCAGAAAATGTTGGTGACTCCTTTACGGGATTAACCGGACAAAATACAGACGTAAGTTTTTTAGGTACTCGTTTTGTGCCTTTGGAACGATTGCCTGAACAATTTAGTGAAGATTACTGCAAAATAACTAAAATAGACTTTGATGGAATATTATCAGGTAACTCCATGTTGATACTTCCCGAAGTAGATGCTGTAAAACTTGAAAAATTGTTGTTATTGGATATGATATGGGATAGCCTAACAAATAAAACAGAAATGCCAGAATATAAAGAAATGGAAAGTTCTGTTATAAATGAAGTTGCTAACATTGTTTTAGCGGCATTTTTAAATGTTTTTGCAAATGAATTAAATGGCGAAATAAATATAACTACTCCAAAGTTCATTAAAGACGCTGGTTTCAACATTGTAGAGTCATTAGTTATTGAATTAATGGAGAAAAATGTGGAATACGCTTTAGTTTTTGATACGAAAATAGAAGTTGTAGGTAGATTCCCGTTAAACTGCAACATTTTAATTATGATAAATCCTGAAACAATAGATAACTTAGATAAATTATATTCCAACTAATTTACTTATATTAATTTATAAAATACCCCCAATACTTCAATTTTAATAATTATTATCTATTATCTATTATCTATTATCTATTATCTATTATCTATTATACTGTAATAAAATATTATAGTATAATATTACAATCTACTTTTGAATAAAATTATTTTATGCAATTATTTACTTTATGTAACTTATTTAATTTATTTAATTATTCTCAATATAAGGTAATATATATTATTACACACATATATTATTGATACAATATTGATTTTAAAGATAGGGAATATAAAAATAAAACTACGTTATCAGATATTAAAAATTTTTCTACTTTTAAATTTAATCTTAAGTTGTAAATTATCTTAAAATTAATTTATCCTAAAATAATAAGTTTAGGCAGTTTTATCTGCTGGTGATTTTATGAGTGATATGTATTTCGATAAAATTAAAGACCTAATAAAATCCGAATTAAAAATTCATATCGATCAATATAAAGATTCCTACATTGCTCGAAGGGTTTCGGTTCGTATGAGGCTTACGAAGTGTAAAGATTACAGGGAGTACTTAGAACTTTTAAAAAAGACACCTGAAGAATATGAAAAACTGGAAAATACATTAACAGTGAATGTTACGGAATTTTGGAGAGATATCACAGTATACCGAGAAATAAAAAAGATATTTGAGGAAAAAGTAAAAGATTCTCGAGTAAAGTCCATAAAAATATGGAGTGCAGGCTGTTCTTCTGGAGAAGAACCTTACGGGTTAGCTATAATATTAAAAGAACTTTGTGAACAGTATTCTAGGAAATTTTTAAGAATAACAATTAATGCTACCGATTTAGACAAAGAAATTATCAAAAGAGCTCAACAAGGTATCTATATTGATAAACAATTTAAAAATATGGATGAAGACACCATTAATAAATATTTTACTAAGATAGACCGAAATCACTACCAAATATCTAGTGATATTAAAAGAATGGTTACATTTAAAAATCACGACTTAATTAAAGAACCTCCAATTTATGAAATGGATTTTATCCTATGTAGGAATGTTATAATCTACTTTGGAAAAGAAATTCAAGAAATTTTATTCCATAAATATTATGAAGGTCTTTCAGATGGGGGTTACTTAATATTGGGCAGAACTGAGATGTTACACGGCGAACCTAGAGAAATGTTTATACCCCATAATCATAGGGAAAGAATATATCAAAAGATATTGGGTAAAAACAAACGAATGAGTCAAGATAATGCACAAAATTCCTCAGCATCAGTGCGAAACACTCGAGATACTGTTAAAAGTATAAGTACAAATACCCCGTCAAGACTTCGAAGTTCTGAATTAAAGTCCAGCTTAAAATCTACAGCAAATACTAGAAACACCATGTCAAGTTTGAGAAGTAGTAATAGTGGCAGTAATAAGAGTAGTAGTATTGGTACCAGTATTAGTAAAAACAATGGTGAACGTACAAGTAAGTTAAATTCGTCGGTTAAATCCACAAATAGATTAGCAAGTAAATCTATAAGTAAATCTATAAGTAAATCAACTGAGAAACCAGCGTCTAGATTATCTAAAAACGAAGTAAAATCAGATAGGGAAGAAAGAACTAGAAGAACGTTAACATCTTCAACGACTTCAAGTTCCAGGTTAGTTAAAAAGGATACCCGAGATAGCAGGGATATCAAGAATAACAAAGATAGATTAACATCAAGAACGGAAGTAAAAAGAACAGGTCTTTCATCTAGAACATCTGAGTCCACCTCATCTAGAACATTACGTGAAAAGACACGCTTAACTACAAGAGAAAGTACGGATAAAGATAAAGAAAAAAGAGAATCTAGCAGACTTAGATATTCCAAGGATAAAACCGAGGATAAATCAAATAGTAAATCCATAAATAAGCCTAAAACCGTTAGACCATCTTCATCTTCACTATCATCTTCATCTTCATCTACGAAAAGAGGACAGGATAGTTCAAAAGGTTCTTCAAAAGATTTAAAAGATATTAGAAAATCATTACAATCATTGCGAAATTCTAAAAAATAAAGTTATAAAAATATTAAAAAATTAATTTTATTTTATTATTTTAATATACTATTATTCCAATATATTATTTTATTTTTATTAAGTTTATTTTTTATTTAGTTTTCGTTTTTCCTACTATTTTTCGAATTATAGAATAATACTGCAGACAATATAATTAATATCGCTATATATACTACGATATAAACTATTATCTCGTTGAACGAGCCAGAACCTAATAAGTACGTTGAGAATACAATTAACAGTTGTCTGACCATCAATACCGTTATTATTTGGAAGAATAAAGCCTTTAAGAGGTTTAATATATTCTTTTTTGTATGGACTAAATCATCTATGAAGTGTACACATACCAATATTGCAACGGATAACGTCAATGGGTTTGCGATATTCAATAAAAATTTACCCACAAATAAAACCCATTCGGGGTCTTCGGAAACTCTATATGCGTAAATACCACCCACTATGATGATTAAAAGGGATATTATACCCCCTGCAGGTGATATTTTACCAACTTGCAGACCTTCCTTACTCTCCATAATTTTAGACTTGATATTTTCAGTCAAACCAGCCCCTTCCGATAAAACATAGATACCCAAAAGCCCAGATATAATCCTCCAACCTAAATCTTGGAATACTGCATAAAGTATCAATACAAACCCTATTGAAACAAATATTAAAGGTATATACCTTGACATTGTTTTATTGATAAATTCCTGTATCAAATAATAGGTAGATTCTAAGGATTCATTTTGTTTTATGACCACTCTCTTTTTCCAAACAAAAATATCTTTTAATTCCAAATACTTTAATATTGTTTCGTCTTCTTTTCCATCAGATACAATATATATGAAATCTGGCTCATAAAGGTAAATTAAAAAATCCAATTGTTCTTTAATTCTTATTGCACACTCCTCAGAGTTTACATCCTTTGCACCAGTAATTGTTGCTAATTCCACGTCCCTATTTTCCCTTTTTAATGAGTCGTAATGCTTTACACCGCCGAGTATGGAGTTAACGTCACTATCGCCAGGGTCTGCTAAACCCAATTTTACAGCTGCTGAGATATTTTCATTTCTACCCAATATAGGACTTGAAATATTAGCTTTACGCCCTACATCGTCATCCATATCCACTACGAGTATTAAATATTTTTTATCTTCGGTATTGTAGCTTAAATCGATACTCTTACCATTAATGCTGTTCTTACCAGTATTATTTCCGTTATTATTGTTATTATTGTTATTTTGAGTAACACTATCATTGCTATAATTAACACTAATACTATTGATATTTGTAATATCATTACTAATTTTTTTAGAATTTAAAGGTTCAAAACTCATATTACCCCTTTGAATGTACCATACAACGTGGTAATTTTATATTCAAACATCTAAGTTAATTCTAAATTAGTTATAAGTTAATTCTAAGTTAAAATTATACTTGTGCGAATACGTATTAAATTTTAAATATTGTTGTAAATTTAGAAACTATTTTTTAAATTTTACTAAAACATTATAAAGATTATCAAATTAAAGACTATCAAATTATAGTTATTGAGTATAAAATATATTATGTAGTTTTTATAGTTAATTTTTATAATCATATGATAATTTATAAATATAAATTAAATTATGTTCGATTCATTTAAAAAGATTTATTAATCATATTATGATATATTCAATTATTTCTATTTGTATTTTAGCAATATTACGAAATATTATAGATATTGCAAATATATATTTTAATTTATGAAATATTATGAAATATTATGTAAATTATGTATGTTAAGTAAATTATGCAATATTATACTATGTAACATCATCATATTTATAACAATAAACCTTCATAGGTAGGAGTATTTAAATAATTACCGTATGTAAATCGAGTGGTACCATGAGTAAAATGGATTTAAAGAAAGAAATAAGAGTTATTGAAGATTTTCCAAAAAAAGGAGTTAGCTTCAAGGACGTTACCACGATATTGAAAAGCCCAAAAGCTTTGAAATATACGATAGATGAAATGTCCGACTATATTGAAGATAAAAAAGTTGATGTAATTGTAGGACCCGAAGCTAGAGGGTTTTTATTTGGGGTTCCCATTGCTAGTAAACTAAATTTAGGATTTGTTCCAGTCAGAAAATCGGGAAAATTGCCTTTTGAGACTCATAACATAGATTATGATTTAGAATATGGTACTGATAAACTAGAGGTCCATGTTGATGGAATTCAAAAAGGTCAAAAGGTTGCTGTAGTTGACGATCTCTTAGCCACAGGGGGCACTGCACTTGCCACAAGTAGATTAATGGAAAAAGTCGGTGGAGAAATTGCTTGTTTGAACTTCATTATAGA carries:
- a CDS encoding chemotaxis protein CheC yields the protein MFSKEQWLEILKAIIEEELGGEIIIDLENPKKGGPIKDFSSLETIGKAAATRAASFVMDMSGEDVDVNVFKIKLTSLNKLLSEASEDKKVFTKIDFNGMLSGMGVLIFTEKDAIKMGDSMLKGMFMEDPEVDVLSELKISAINETCNLLVSAFVDTFANYMETSLSMTPPEYCINDTANFLNEALKDYNINNDDLIFTFESELVSKGIDSSFEVFMAMNPESTAKLSEKLE
- a CDS encoding adenine phosphoribosyltransferase gives rise to the protein MDLKKEIRVIEDFPKKGVSFKDVTTILKSPKALKYTIDEMSDYIEDKKVDVIVGPEARGFLFGVPIASKLNLGFVPVRKSGKLPFETHNIDYDLEYGTDKLEVHVDGIQKGQKVAVVDDLLATGGTALATSRLMEKVGGEIACLNFIIELTELEGRKKLNKYDIQSLVTYEI
- a CDS encoding DUF373 family protein; the encoded protein is MSFEPLNSKKISNDITNINSISVNYSNDSVTQNNNNNNNNGNNTGKNSINGKSIDLSYNTEDKKYLILVVDMDDDVGRKANISSPILGRNENISAAVKLGLADPGDSDVNSILGGVKHYDSLKRENRDVELATITGAKDVNSEECAIRIKEQLDFLIYLYEPDFIYIVSDGKEDETILKYLELKDIFVWKKRVVIKQNESLESTYYLIQEFINKTMSRYIPLIFVSIGFVLILYAVFQDLGWRIISGLLGIYVLSEGAGLTENIKSKIMESKEGLQVGKISPAGGIISLLIIIVGGIYAYRVSEDPEWVLFVGKFLLNIANPLTLSVAILVCVHFIDDLVHTKKNILNLLKALFFQIITVLMVRQLLIVFSTYLLGSGSFNEIIVYIVVYIAILIILSAVLFYNSKNSRKNEN
- a CDS encoding response regulator, which translates into the protein MSTIVKTLVVDDSAFMRNILKRILSTTNKYVVVGEAENGNDAVKKAEELSPDLISMDIVMPEKDGIQATKEIKEKFPGIKVVMCTSVDQEQKMIEAVNAGADGYIVKPFQAPKILEQFNKLFP
- a CDS encoding chemotaxis protein CheC; translation: MGVIEAIKKITDIGQEAAENVGDSFTGLTGQNTDVSFLGTRFVPLERLPEQFSEDYCKITKIDFDGILSGNSMLILPEVDAVKLEKLLLLDMIWDSLTNKTEMPEYKEMESSVINEVANIVLAAFLNVFANELNGEINITTPKFIKDAGFNIVESLVIELMEKNVEYALVFDTKIEVVGRFPLNCNILIMINPETIDNLDKLYSN
- a CDS encoding CheR family methyltransferase, whose protein sequence is MSDMYFDKIKDLIKSELKIHIDQYKDSYIARRVSVRMRLTKCKDYREYLELLKKTPEEYEKLENTLTVNVTEFWRDITVYREIKKIFEEKVKDSRVKSIKIWSAGCSSGEEPYGLAIILKELCEQYSRKFLRITINATDLDKEIIKRAQQGIYIDKQFKNMDEDTINKYFTKIDRNHYQISSDIKRMVTFKNHDLIKEPPIYEMDFILCRNVIIYFGKEIQEILFHKYYEGLSDGGYLILGRTEMLHGEPREMFIPHNHRERIYQKILGKNKRMSQDNAQNSSASVRNTRDTVKSISTNTPSRLRSSELKSSLKSTANTRNTMSSLRSSNSGSNKSSSIGTSISKNNGERTSKLNSSVKSTNRLASKSISKSISKSTEKPASRLSKNEVKSDREERTRRTLTSSTTSSSRLVKKDTRDSRDIKNNKDRLTSRTEVKRTGLSSRTSESTSSRTLREKTRLTTRESTDKDKEKRESSRLRYSKDKTEDKSNSKSINKPKTVRPSSSSLSSSSSSTKRGQDSSKGSSKDLKDIRKSLQSLRNSKK